In Flagellatimonas centrodinii, a single window of DNA contains:
- a CDS encoding IS3 family transposase (programmed frameshift): MRKSRFTDSQIMAVLKQAEGGAPVPELCREHGISSATFYKWRSKFGGLDVSQLTRMKELEDENRRLKKMYAESQMSAELLKEALFKKMVRPSQRREMARWAVTSKAISIRQACVTFQVSETCYRYQAKAEPENVRIADWLVRLTSTYRNWGFGLCFLYLRNVKGFGWNHKRVYRIYRELELNLRIKPKKRLLRQLPRPLTVPLACNEVWSMDFMHDQLSDGRSFRLFNVLDDYNREGLGIEVDLSLPSTRVIRSLEQIIEWRGTPRVLRCDNGPELISGALMTWAREKGIRIEYIQPGKPQQNAYVERYNRTVRYDWLSQHLFHSIEQVQQSATDWLWSYNHERPNMALGGITPMQRLAAAA, translated from the exons ATGCGGAAATCACGATTTACCGACAGCCAGATCATGGCGGTGTTGAAGCAGGCAGAAGGTGGCGCGCCCGTGCCTGAGCTGTGCCGGGAGCACGGCATCAGCTCGGCGACGTTCTACAAGTGGCGGTCGAAGTTCGGCGGCTTGGACGTCTCGCAGCTCACCCGGATGAAGGAGCTGGAGGACGAGAACCGGCGGCTGAAGAAGATGTACGCCGAGTCCCAGATGAGCGCGGAGCTGCTGAAGGAAGCGCTGT TCAAAAAAATGGTGAGGCCATCTCAGCGCCGAGAGATGGCCCGATGGGCGGTAACTTCCAAGGCGATCAGCATCCGGCAGGCCTGTGTGACCTTTCAGGTCAGCGAGACCTGCTACCGGTACCAGGCCAAAGCCGAGCCTGAAAACGTGCGCATTGCCGATTGGCTGGTGCGGCTCACCAGTACCTACCGCAACTGGGGCTTTGGGCTGTGCTTCCTGTACCTGCGCAACGTCAAGGGGTTCGGGTGGAACCACAAGCGCGTCTACCGGATATATCGCGAACTGGAGCTCAATCTCCGCATCAAACCGAAGAAGCGGCTGCTGCGACAGCTGCCGCGGCCCCTGACAGTACCGCTGGCATGTAACGAGGTCTGGTCGATGGACTTCATGCACGACCAGCTCAGTGACGGCCGCAGCTTTCGGTTGTTCAACGTGCTGGATGACTACAACCGGGAAGGGCTCGGGATCGAAGTGGATCTATCGCTGCCATCGACACGGGTTATCCGCAGCCTGGAGCAGATCATCGAATGGCGCGGCACACCGCGGGTCCTGAGGTGCGACAACGGCCCGGAACTGATCAGTGGCGCGCTCATGACCTGGGCCAGGGAGAAAGGCATCCGCATCGAATACATCCAGCCGGGAAAGCCGCAGCAAAATGCCTATGTCGAGCGCTACAACCGAACCGTACGCTACGACTGGCTGAGTCAACACCTGTTTCACAGCATCGAGCAGGTGCAGCAATCCGCCACCGACTGGCTCTGGTCGTACAATCACGAAAGGCCAAATATGGCACTTGGTGGCATTACCCCCATGCAGCGGCTTGCTGCCGCTGCGTAG
- a CDS encoding alpha/beta fold hydrolase, translating to MSAESDFYFSAPLRRLKFNDATLGLRRYGQGPALLLVHGFPLYGFTWRHLLPTLAQHFTCYVPDLAGKGESEWDANTDFTFPAHAARLKQLMAQLGVARYAVMAQDTGATIARCLALIDQERVSKLVLFNTEIPHHRPPWIQLFQALTRLPGAQAGFRLAIGSRLFRRSGMGFGGSFANLDLLDGEFHQYTVQPLLESPRRMEGMLRYLGGITWPVVDALAEDHRKIRAPVLLVWGEDDPTFPVEHARPMVNQFADCRGLVIVPKTKLLAYEEKPSEVLEKILPFLQAA from the coding sequence ATGAGTGCGGAGTCCGACTTCTACTTCAGTGCACCGTTGCGCCGGCTCAAGTTCAACGACGCTACGCTGGGTCTGCGTCGGTACGGGCAGGGCCCAGCACTGTTGCTGGTGCACGGATTCCCCCTGTATGGATTCACTTGGCGTCATTTGCTGCCGACGCTGGCACAACACTTCACGTGCTACGTGCCGGACCTCGCCGGCAAGGGCGAGTCCGAATGGGATGCGAACACGGACTTCACCTTCCCTGCCCATGCCGCGCGCCTCAAGCAGCTTATGGCGCAGCTGGGCGTGGCCCGCTATGCCGTCATGGCACAGGACACGGGTGCCACGATCGCTCGCTGCCTGGCGCTGATTGATCAAGAACGCGTGTCGAAACTGGTGTTGTTCAACACCGAGATCCCGCATCACCGCCCACCGTGGATTCAGTTGTTCCAAGCCCTGACGCGCCTGCCGGGTGCGCAAGCCGGCTTTCGCCTGGCGATCGGCTCACGCCTGTTCCGTCGCTCCGGCATGGGGTTTGGTGGCAGCTTCGCCAACCTTGACTTGCTGGACGGCGAATTCCATCAGTACACGGTGCAGCCTTTGCTGGAATCACCACGACGCATGGAAGGCATGCTGCGGTATCTCGGCGGCATCACCTGGCCGGTGGTGGATGCACTGGCCGAAGACCATCGAAAGATCCGTGCGCCCGTGCTACTGGTTTGGGGCGAGGATGATCCAACATTCCCGGTTGAACATGCGCGGCCGATGGTCAACCAGTTTGCCGACTGTCGCGGATTGGTCATCGTGCCGAAAACCAAGTTGTTGGCCTACGAAGAGAAGCCGTCTGAGGTTCTCGAAAAGATACTGCCGTTTCTGCAGGCGGCCTGA
- a CDS encoding DUF3703 domain-containing protein → MSTFANNIRPPVTAELVLAETAEHQGNISVAFRHLERAHILGQASTREHVRVHCHMLLWGLRRRSFKEILGQITRVIGAATKTAIGLVPAGNTGGANVSPFKSFPVPAELQRVIAAARSGK, encoded by the coding sequence ATGAGCACGTTCGCAAATAACATTCGACCCCCTGTTACTGCCGAGCTGGTGCTCGCTGAAACAGCAGAACATCAAGGCAACATTTCGGTAGCCTTCCGTCATCTCGAGCGTGCCCACATCCTGGGCCAGGCGTCGACACGCGAGCACGTCCGTGTTCACTGTCACATGCTGCTTTGGGGCCTCAGGCGGCGTTCTTTCAAAGAAATTCTGGGGCAAATAACACGCGTCATTGGCGCAGCTACAAAAACAGCCATTGGGCTGGTGCCCGCTGGCAATACGGGCGGCGCAAATGTCAGTCCCTTCAAGTCTTTCCCGGTTCCGGCAGAGCTTCAGCGCGTCATTGCTGCGGCACGTTCCGGCAAGTAG
- a CDS encoding tRNA-binding protein, protein METISWNDFTKVELRVGRVVSANVFTEARKPAYVLQIDFGEELGIRKSSAQITARYTPEGLIGKLVVAVVNFPKKQIGPLMSECLTTGFHDENGEVVLCIPDKDVPLGTKLL, encoded by the coding sequence ATGGAAACAATCAGCTGGAACGATTTCACAAAGGTAGAGCTGCGCGTCGGTCGTGTGGTGAGCGCCAATGTCTTTACGGAAGCCAGAAAGCCGGCGTATGTCCTGCAGATTGATTTTGGCGAGGAACTGGGCATCAGAAAATCCAGCGCCCAGATCACAGCGCGCTACACGCCAGAGGGCCTGATCGGCAAGCTGGTGGTCGCTGTGGTCAATTTCCCGAAGAAGCAGATCGGCCCGTTGATGTCCGAATGCTTGACCACCGGGTTTCATGACGAAAATGGTGAGGTGGTTCTTTGCATTCCGGACAAGGACGTACCCCTCGGAACCAAGCTGTTGTAG
- a CDS encoding mechanosensitive ion channel family protein, with protein sequence MKSVFDAVPADFRLLSILATIIGLTALLNWALINVINRLESSRLTTGSVDKTAFNFAKRLISVLIYGAGFGACLTHIPELKIVGHSLLTGAGILTIVGGLASQQVLGNIVSGFMIVFFRPFRIGDRITLSGNYSGTVEDITLRETIVRDAENNRIIIPNSQISSEVVVNANHTDHKICKFIDVGVGYSSDLERAMTIMQEEIVKHPLVIDQRTEAQIRDNTPIVPVRVMALGDSSVTLRAWAWADNPANGFLLQCDSYVNVKRRFDEAGIEIPFPQQTISFANGKSDSDYFSSRGSMQRETDRSAPTPEPPR encoded by the coding sequence ATGAAATCAGTGTTCGACGCCGTGCCCGCTGACTTTCGGCTCTTATCGATACTTGCGACCATAATCGGACTTACGGCCCTGCTGAATTGGGCTTTAATCAATGTCATCAATCGGTTGGAATCATCGAGGTTGACAACGGGCTCTGTCGATAAAACGGCATTCAACTTTGCGAAACGGTTGATATCCGTCTTGATCTATGGCGCCGGATTTGGTGCCTGCCTGACACATATCCCCGAACTCAAGATTGTCGGCCATTCACTGCTGACGGGGGCCGGTATTCTGACGATTGTCGGCGGTTTGGCCTCACAGCAGGTCCTCGGCAATATTGTCAGCGGATTCATGATCGTGTTCTTTCGACCGTTTCGGATCGGTGACCGAATTACCCTATCTGGAAATTATTCCGGCACTGTCGAGGACATTACACTTCGAGAGACCATCGTACGCGATGCCGAGAACAACCGAATCATCATCCCGAATTCACAGATCAGCAGCGAGGTGGTGGTCAATGCCAACCACACCGATCATAAGATTTGCAAGTTCATCGACGTGGGGGTTGGCTATTCATCCGATCTGGAGCGGGCAATGACAATCATGCAGGAGGAGATCGTCAAGCATCCCCTGGTCATTGACCAACGCACAGAGGCGCAAATACGCGACAACACTCCGATTGTTCCGGTGCGAGTCATGGCCTTGGGCGACTCTTCCGTTACGCTCAGAGCATGGGCTTGGGCTGATAATCCTGCCAATGGCTTCCTGCTGCAATGCGACAGTTACGTCAATGTAAAACGCCGATTTGATGAGGCTGGCATCGAAATCCCTTTCCCACAGCAAACCATCTCGTTTGCCAACGGAAAGTCAGATTCCGATTACTTTTCCAGCCGTGGATCGATGCAGCGCGAGACCGACCGAAGCGCCCCCACCCCCGAACCGCCGCGCTAA
- a CDS encoding IS5 family transposase — MKQRSFADAEYAAKPRQTRQDRFLSKIDAATPWPALLAVIDPFYPKAGNGRPPLGCERMLRMYVAQQCLGFSDEGIEDAIYDSGAIRRFVGIDLGRESSPDATTVLKFRRLLETHGLTKLIFETIKGHLAEQGLLMREGTIVDATLIAASPSTKNKAGERDPEMHQSKKGNQWHFGMKAHIGVDAASGLVHSLIGTAGNVADITQAHALLHGEERHAHGDAGYQGVEKREECNPEHTVAWQIAMRPGKRRKLPDTEGGRLLQQTEQLKSSLRAKVEHPFHIIKNLFRHRKARYRGLFKNTAQLYSLFGLANLLIAARRIPEPSR; from the coding sequence ATGAAGCAGCGCAGCTTTGCTGATGCCGAATATGCCGCCAAGCCACGTCAGACGCGGCAGGATCGGTTTTTATCGAAGATTGATGCCGCAACGCCCTGGCCTGCACTGCTTGCGGTCATCGATCCCTTCTACCCGAAGGCGGGCAATGGTCGACCTCCCCTAGGCTGTGAACGCATGCTGCGGATGTACGTTGCCCAGCAATGTCTTGGTTTCTCCGACGAGGGGATCGAGGATGCGATTTACGACTCTGGCGCAATTCGCCGGTTTGTCGGCATTGATCTGGGACGGGAGTCGTCCCCGGATGCCACCACGGTGCTGAAGTTCCGGCGGCTATTGGAAACCCACGGGCTGACGAAGCTGATCTTCGAGACCATCAAGGGACACCTGGCCGAACAGGGACTGCTGATGCGGGAAGGCACCATTGTCGATGCCACCCTGATTGCTGCTTCGCCTTCGACAAAGAACAAAGCAGGCGAGCGAGATCCTGAGATGCATCAATCGAAGAAGGGCAACCAGTGGCACTTCGGCATGAAGGCCCATATCGGCGTAGATGCCGCCTCGGGACTGGTGCACAGCCTCATTGGCACGGCGGGTAACGTGGCTGACATCACCCAAGCCCATGCCCTGCTGCATGGCGAAGAGCGACACGCCCATGGTGATGCGGGCTATCAGGGTGTGGAGAAGCGGGAAGAGTGCAACCCCGAACACACCGTCGCCTGGCAGATCGCGATGCGACCGGGCAAGCGACGCAAACTCCCTGACACCGAAGGCGGACGGCTGCTTCAGCAAACCGAACAACTGAAATCCAGCCTGCGTGCCAAGGTCGAGCACCCATTTCACATCATCAAGAACCTGTTCAGGCATCGGAAGGCTCGCTATCGGGGCTTGTTCAAGAACACCGCCCAGCTTTACAGCCTGTTCGGGCTGGCCAATCTGCTGATTGCCGCCCGACGAATCCCCGAGCCCAGCAGATGA
- a CDS encoding NUDIX hydrolase, with amino-acid sequence MSTAPEPPHLVLACVVEREGRYLLIEESAGGVLVLNQPAGHWEYGESFTEGARRETLEESGWHVEPTHLIGVYEYQPDGLPYTFVRLAFAADAIRHDPDRPLDEGIVRALWMSRDEIAACPERHRSPMVLRCIDDHWAGQRVPLSVIRHL; translated from the coding sequence GTGAGCACCGCGCCGGAGCCGCCGCACCTGGTGCTGGCCTGCGTGGTGGAGCGCGAGGGCCGTTATCTGCTGATCGAAGAGTCCGCGGGGGGCGTGCTGGTGCTCAATCAACCCGCCGGCCACTGGGAGTACGGCGAGAGCTTCACCGAAGGCGCGCGTCGCGAGACCCTCGAGGAGAGTGGCTGGCATGTCGAGCCGACCCACCTCATCGGCGTCTACGAGTATCAGCCGGACGGGCTGCCCTATACGTTCGTGCGGCTGGCGTTTGCCGCGGACGCCATTCGCCATGACCCGGACCGCCCCCTGGATGAGGGCATCGTCCGCGCACTGTGGATGAGCCGCGACGAGATTGCCGCCTGCCCCGAGCGCCATCGCAGCCCGATGGTGTTGCGCTGTATCGACGATCACTGGGCCGGGCAGCGGGTACCGCTGTCGGTGATCCGCCACTTGTAA
- the mnmA gene encoding tRNA 2-thiouridine(34) synthase MnmA — protein MPAGSHVVVGLSGGVDSSVSAWLLKERGYRVTGLFMVNWEEDEDGYCRAAEDFQDARAVAEEIGIPLQRVDFSADYKDRVFAHFLADLAAGKTPNPDVLCNREVKFQPFREYAFRLGADGIATGHYARIDHRPDGPRLLRSVTEDKDQTYFLAAVTQAQLERVMFPIGHLTKPEVRQIALAAGLPVHKKKDSTGICFIGERRFRDFLAQHLKDAPGAIVDTTGARVGEHPGLHHFTLGQRKGLHIGGRRGAEEAPWYVVAKRLPQRELVVSQDPADPQMMSTRIDTDRFHWIRRPQTLPGRLQGRIRHRQALQDCTVTAETAGALSVRFEAPQRAAAPGQYLVLYDGAECLGSAEIALAHP, from the coding sequence CTGCCCGCGGGCAGCCATGTCGTGGTCGGCCTGTCCGGTGGCGTCGACTCCTCGGTGAGTGCCTGGTTGCTGAAGGAACGGGGCTACCGGGTCACCGGGCTGTTCATGGTGAACTGGGAGGAGGACGAAGACGGCTACTGCCGCGCCGCCGAGGACTTTCAGGATGCCCGTGCGGTGGCCGAGGAAATCGGCATCCCGTTACAGCGGGTCGACTTCTCCGCCGACTACAAGGACCGGGTGTTCGCCCATTTTCTTGCCGACCTCGCCGCCGGCAAGACGCCCAACCCGGACGTGCTGTGCAACCGCGAAGTGAAGTTTCAGCCATTTCGCGAATACGCCTTCCGCCTCGGCGCTGACGGCATTGCCACCGGCCACTACGCCCGTATCGACCACCGGCCCGACGGCCCGCGGCTGCTGCGATCGGTGACCGAAGACAAGGACCAGACCTACTTCCTCGCCGCCGTCACCCAGGCCCAGCTGGAACGGGTGATGTTCCCCATCGGCCATCTCACCAAGCCCGAGGTGCGGCAGATCGCGCTCGCCGCCGGCCTGCCGGTGCACAAGAAGAAGGATTCCACCGGCATCTGCTTTATCGGTGAGCGGCGCTTCCGCGACTTTCTGGCCCAGCACCTGAAGGATGCCCCCGGCGCCATTGTCGACACCACCGGTGCACGGGTGGGCGAACACCCCGGGCTGCACCACTTCACGCTTGGGCAACGCAAGGGGCTGCATATCGGCGGCCGCCGCGGCGCGGAGGAAGCGCCGTGGTACGTGGTGGCCAAGCGGCTGCCGCAACGCGAACTGGTGGTCTCGCAGGACCCGGCAGATCCGCAGATGATGAGCACGCGGATCGATACGGACCGCTTCCACTGGATCCGGCGCCCGCAAACGCTGCCGGGGCGCCTGCAGGGGCGCATCCGCCATCGTCAGGCCCTGCAGGACTGCACAGTGACCGCCGAAACGGCGGGCGCACTGTCGGTTCGCTTTGAAGCCCCACAGCGGGCGGCGGCCCCGGGGCAATATCTGGTGCTCTACGACGGCGCGGAATGTCTGGGCAGCGCCGAAATCGCGCTCGCACACCCCTAA
- a CDS encoding type II secretion system protein N — MIRWLAPLLGVIAFVYGLITLAPVANLVAWFAPQPLPVTISGLSGTLVQGRITGVVEGQRRWVDEARWQLSPWTLLTARLRYQLEGEALGSVFTGQVQASPGGTLALADTQAAGNLKQLLQAVGQGFLPIDGQFRLNLTDLTVRDQWPQQIDGVLTLQGVVSTLLRDPLVLGDFEAVLSTEPGVDDQPPTLLATVSALDGPLEVNGTARQYADRRQAADLRVRAKADAPPILRNMLNSLGRPDAEGWYRIQRSGRLPLP, encoded by the coding sequence ATGATTCGCTGGCTCGCCCCCCTGCTCGGCGTCATCGCCTTTGTCTACGGTCTGATCACCCTGGCCCCTGTCGCCAACCTGGTGGCGTGGTTCGCACCACAACCCCTGCCGGTGACCATCAGCGGCCTCAGTGGCACCTTGGTTCAGGGCCGAATTACCGGTGTGGTCGAGGGCCAGCGGCGCTGGGTCGATGAAGCCCGTTGGCAACTCAGCCCGTGGACGTTGCTGACCGCCCGGTTGCGCTACCAACTGGAGGGTGAAGCCCTGGGCAGCGTCTTTACCGGGCAGGTTCAAGCCAGCCCCGGCGGCACCTTGGCGCTGGCCGACACCCAGGCGGCGGGCAATTTGAAGCAGTTGCTGCAAGCCGTCGGCCAGGGCTTTCTGCCCATTGATGGCCAGTTCCGTCTGAACCTCACCGACCTGACCGTGCGCGACCAATGGCCGCAGCAGATCGACGGCGTGCTCACCCTGCAGGGGGTCGTCTCGACCCTGTTGCGCGATCCCTTGGTGCTGGGCGATTTCGAGGCCGTGCTGAGCACCGAGCCGGGCGTCGACGATCAGCCCCCCACCCTGCTGGCCACCGTCAGCGCGCTGGACGGCCCGCTGGAGGTCAACGGCACCGCCCGACAGTACGCCGACCGCCGCCAGGCTGCCGACCTGCGGGTGCGGGCCAAGGCCGATGCACCGCCCATCCTGCGCAACATGCTCAACAGCCTGGGGCGCCCCGATGCCGAAGGCTGGTACCGCATCCAGCGCAGCGGCCGCCTGCCCCTGCCGTGA
- the acnA gene encoding aconitate hydratase AcnA codes for MTDSFKAKSTLQVGSKSYTYYDLTKLEGEFKVSRLPYSYKVLLENLLRHEDGVNITQDTVAALAGATLNKLPSRDIDFTPARVILQDFTGVPCVVDLAAMRDAITTLGGDAARVNPLCPVELVIDHSVMIDHYGSKEALDLNAKVEFQRNEERYTFLRWGQEALKNFKAVPPDTGIVHQVNIEYLARVVFENDDGVLYPDTCFGTDSHTTMVNGIGVLGWGVGGIEAEAAMLGQPSSMLMPDVIGVRVTGNLAEGATATDLVLTVTEMLRKRGVVEKFVEFFGPAVGNLSASDRNTIANMAPEYGATCGIFPIDEETLNYLRLTGRNEDDIAKVKAYAQAQGMWWTPDAAEAEYTDVMHLDLASIQPSLAGPKRPQDRVLLTDVKANYRTAFEAEQKQRPSKGPVTVNDQGVEFEMKDGAVVIAAITSCTNTSNPSVLIGAGLLARKARALGVKTKPWVKTSLAPGSKAVTEYLEKAGLTEDLEYQGFHVVAYGCTTCIGNSGPLNEPITKAIQDNTLSVSAVLSGNRNFEGRVHQDVRMNYLASPPLVVAYALAGSTDIDLTSEPIGQGKDGKDVFLKDIWPTNAEIQAAVTQAVTADLYKASYADVLKGDARWQSIKVTSSETYPWDAKSTYIQNPPYFTGMTMTPPGIQPITGARCLAVLGDSITTDHISPAGVIKQDGPAGKYLEAHGVQKADFNSFGSRRGNHEIMMRGTFANTRIKNQMTPGVEGGVSKYIGKDGSAGEVEAIYDVAMKHQADGTPLVVLAGKEYGTGSSRDWAAKGTILLGVKAVISESFERIHRANLVGMGVLPLNFQDGQNAENLGLDGTETFDLEGLSAGATEVTVNAKKADGKVVTFKAKVRINTPKEWDYYSHGGVLNYMLRQMAA; via the coding sequence ATGACGGACAGCTTCAAAGCGAAGTCCACCCTGCAAGTCGGTTCCAAGTCCTACACCTATTACGACCTCACCAAGCTTGAAGGTGAGTTCAAGGTGTCCCGACTGCCGTATTCCTACAAAGTGTTGCTGGAGAACCTGCTCCGCCACGAAGATGGCGTGAACATCACCCAGGACACGGTGGCTGCGCTGGCCGGCGCTACGCTGAACAAGCTGCCCTCGCGGGACATCGACTTCACCCCCGCCCGCGTGATCCTGCAGGATTTCACCGGCGTGCCCTGCGTGGTCGACCTCGCCGCCATGCGCGACGCCATCACCACCCTTGGCGGTGACGCCGCCCGCGTCAACCCGCTGTGCCCGGTGGAACTGGTCATCGACCACTCGGTGATGATCGACCACTACGGCAGCAAGGAAGCCCTGGACCTCAACGCCAAGGTGGAATTCCAGCGCAACGAAGAGCGCTACACCTTCCTCCGCTGGGGCCAGGAAGCGCTGAAGAACTTCAAGGCGGTGCCGCCCGATACCGGCATCGTCCACCAGGTCAACATTGAATATCTCGCCCGCGTCGTGTTCGAGAACGACGACGGCGTGCTCTACCCCGATACCTGCTTTGGTACCGATAGCCACACCACCATGGTCAACGGCATCGGCGTGCTGGGCTGGGGCGTGGGCGGCATCGAGGCCGAAGCGGCCATGCTCGGCCAGCCCTCGTCGATGCTGATGCCGGATGTCATCGGCGTGCGCGTCACCGGCAACCTGGCCGAAGGCGCCACCGCGACCGACCTGGTGCTCACTGTCACCGAAATGCTGCGCAAGCGTGGCGTGGTCGAAAAGTTCGTCGAGTTCTTCGGCCCGGCCGTCGGCAACCTGTCGGCTTCGGACCGCAATACCATCGCCAACATGGCCCCGGAATACGGCGCCACCTGCGGCATCTTCCCCATTGACGAAGAAACCCTGAACTACCTGCGCCTTACCGGCCGCAATGAAGATGACATTGCCAAGGTCAAGGCCTATGCCCAGGCCCAGGGCATGTGGTGGACGCCGGATGCCGCCGAAGCCGAATACACCGATGTCATGCACCTGGACCTGGCCTCGATCCAGCCCAGCCTGGCCGGCCCCAAGCGTCCGCAGGACCGCGTGCTGCTGACCGACGTCAAGGCCAACTACCGCACCGCCTTCGAAGCCGAGCAGAAGCAGCGCCCGAGCAAGGGCCCGGTCACCGTCAACGACCAGGGCGTGGAATTCGAGATGAAGGACGGCGCTGTGGTGATTGCTGCCATCACCTCCTGTACCAATACCTCCAACCCCAGCGTGCTGATTGGCGCTGGCCTGTTGGCTCGCAAGGCCCGCGCGCTTGGCGTCAAGACCAAACCCTGGGTCAAGACCTCGCTGGCCCCCGGCTCCAAGGCCGTCACCGAGTATCTGGAAAAGGCCGGCCTCACCGAAGACCTGGAATACCAGGGCTTCCATGTGGTGGCCTACGGCTGCACCACCTGCATCGGCAACTCCGGCCCGCTCAACGAGCCCATCACCAAGGCGATCCAGGACAACACCCTGAGCGTGTCTGCGGTGCTCTCCGGCAACCGCAACTTTGAAGGCCGCGTGCATCAGGACGTGCGCATGAACTACCTCGCCAGCCCGCCGCTGGTGGTCGCCTACGCGCTGGCCGGCTCCACCGATATCGACCTGACCTCCGAACCCATCGGCCAGGGCAAGGACGGCAAGGACGTCTTCCTCAAGGACATCTGGCCGACCAATGCCGAGATCCAGGCCGCCGTCACCCAGGCCGTCACCGCCGACCTGTACAAGGCCAGCTATGCCGACGTGCTGAAGGGCGACGCCCGCTGGCAGTCGATCAAGGTGACGAGTTCCGAAACCTACCCCTGGGATGCCAAGAGCACCTACATCCAGAACCCGCCGTACTTCACCGGCATGACGATGACCCCGCCGGGCATCCAGCCGATCACCGGCGCCCGCTGCCTGGCGGTGCTGGGCGATTCCATCACCACCGACCACATCAGCCCCGCGGGCGTGATCAAGCAGGATGGCCCGGCCGGCAAGTATCTGGAAGCACACGGTGTGCAGAAGGCCGACTTCAACAGCTTCGGCAGCCGTCGCGGCAACCACGAGATCATGATGCGCGGCACCTTTGCCAACACCCGCATCAAGAACCAGATGACCCCGGGGGTCGAAGGCGGCGTGTCCAAGTACATCGGCAAGGATGGCAGCGCCGGTGAGGTGGAAGCCATCTACGACGTCGCCATGAAGCACCAGGCCGACGGCACCCCGCTGGTGGTGCTGGCCGGCAAGGAATACGGCACCGGCTCCAGCCGCGACTGGGCTGCCAAGGGCACCATCCTGCTCGGCGTGAAGGCCGTCATCTCCGAAAGCTTCGAGCGCATCCACCGCGCCAACCTGGTCGGCATGGGCGTGCTGCCCCTGAACTTCCAGGACGGCCAGAACGCCGAGAACCTCGGCCTCGACGGCACCGAAACCTTCGACCTCGAAGGCCTCAGCGCCGGCGCCACCGAAGTCACCGTCAACGCCAAGAAGGCCGACGGCAAGGTCGTCACCTTCAAGGCCAAGGTGCGTATCAACACGCCGAAGGAGTGGGACTACTACAGCCACGGCGGCGTGCTGAACTACATGCTGCGGCAGATGGCTGCCTGA
- a CDS encoding rhomboid family intramembrane serine protease, which produces MIMFLISATTYVGLLVFIKPAPSSLKTVPITYIENLKLVRGSICSGVFILFIFLLTTNFGFISVDENLYRTLALSNNSDQLLRWPAQSVSHLFIHSNLIHLAANAIGLGLASIYERRVGAKRYLAVLFVGSAASMPSILFYSENVAVSGISGGVFGLAAAYFTDEKELSTKEWLAAISLFVFLAILLAIEGEFKGRSSAAADLRIDHIGHFLGALGAIIYCRLKPQRLTSQSTRTQKNCADV; this is translated from the coding sequence ATGATCATGTTTCTAATTTCTGCTACGACTTATGTTGGCTTATTGGTTTTTATTAAGCCAGCTCCAAGTAGCTTGAAAACCGTACCAATTACTTACATTGAAAATTTAAAGCTTGTTCGGGGCTCTATATGCTCAGGGGTGTTCATTCTTTTCATATTTCTTCTAACAACAAACTTTGGTTTCATTTCCGTAGATGAGAACCTGTATCGAACTTTGGCACTGAGTAATAACAGTGATCAGCTTTTAAGGTGGCCGGCGCAGTCTGTATCGCACTTGTTTATCCATAGCAACCTGATTCATCTTGCCGCGAACGCTATTGGCTTAGGTCTGGCCTCTATTTATGAACGCAGAGTTGGAGCCAAGAGGTATTTGGCTGTTCTTTTTGTAGGAAGTGCGGCATCCATGCCATCTATATTATTCTATTCGGAAAACGTTGCAGTCTCTGGAATATCTGGCGGGGTTTTTGGTCTTGCTGCTGCATATTTTACAGATGAAAAGGAATTAAGCACCAAGGAATGGCTTGCAGCAATTTCACTATTCGTGTTTTTAGCAATATTGCTTGCAATAGAAGGTGAATTCAAGGGGCGTTCAAGTGCGGCGGCAGATTTGAGAATTGATCACATTGGACACTTTCTAGGGGCGCTTGGTGCAATCATTTATTGCCGTTTAAAACCTCAGCGCTTAACAAGTCAAAGCACTCGGACGCAGAAAAACTGCGCCGATGTTTGA